In Halorhabdus tiamatea SARL4B, a genomic segment contains:
- a CDS encoding glycosyltransferase family 39 protein, producing MSRPASSLETHLDRVRREHVLLAGIVLVAFGLRAYAIGAESLWYDEVYTARVVLDRGIRNIVFVLPTEDVHPPLYYAILWVWTRVTGVSAVSIRALSLLASVASIPFVYAIARRLYDRRVGLFSALLFTLSPFYVYYAQEARMYAVMTFLTVWASYAMLGWLDGAPGWWRSEWGYGIATVILVYTHAFGILIPFAQTVYVLAFVDRTDAREWFVDWRNMQTRVGFIAAPYYLILLSDMLGSGRLVSRVEWIPPITPVRFWEILGSHVGRTVPPASTFHRPSLWTVAGDGLLVVGELVTLAALALLAFLAVRHVLAGDEADDGDGEIADPDRAQLRPDAFLACWLIVPLAAISAASVLVTPLLFDRFTAPAGVALLILLARAVTLLADTDRATILAVGMIVLVLGVPLAGLYTESHKHEYDSAVGVIENNAESGDLVVVTPFWATDAYDYYSTREDLSHATLPAGASGPEVTMTVRDADTVWLLVTHQNASQRATVRQSMDDAGLTTTRHEAFTYIDVYKYESVASESGS from the coding sequence ATGAGTCGGCCCGCGTCCTCGCTGGAGACGCACCTCGATCGGGTGCGCCGCGAACACGTCCTTCTGGCGGGGATCGTCCTCGTCGCGTTCGGTCTGCGAGCGTACGCCATCGGCGCAGAGAGTCTCTGGTACGACGAAGTCTACACGGCCAGAGTCGTCCTCGACCGCGGGATCAGAAACATTGTGTTCGTCCTCCCGACCGAAGATGTCCATCCGCCGCTGTATTACGCCATACTGTGGGTCTGGACCCGGGTGACCGGAGTCTCGGCGGTCTCGATCCGGGCGCTGTCACTCCTTGCCAGCGTCGCCTCCATCCCGTTCGTGTACGCGATCGCACGCCGGCTATACGACCGCCGGGTCGGACTCTTCTCGGCACTCCTGTTCACACTTTCGCCGTTCTACGTCTACTACGCCCAGGAGGCGCGAATGTACGCGGTCATGACGTTCCTGACGGTGTGGGCGAGTTATGCTATGCTCGGGTGGCTCGATGGGGCTCCCGGATGGTGGCGCAGCGAGTGGGGCTACGGCATCGCCACCGTGATACTGGTGTACACACACGCCTTCGGCATCCTGATCCCGTTCGCCCAGACCGTCTACGTCCTAGCGTTCGTCGACCGTACGGACGCCAGGGAGTGGTTCGTCGACTGGAGGAACATGCAGACGAGGGTCGGGTTCATCGCCGCTCCGTACTACCTCATCCTCCTCAGCGATATGCTCGGTTCCGGCCGCCTCGTTTCGAGAGTCGAATGGATTCCGCCGATCACACCGGTCAGATTCTGGGAGATCCTGGGCTCGCACGTCGGACGAACGGTCCCACCGGCATCGACGTTCCACCGCCCGAGTCTCTGGACGGTCGCGGGCGATGGCCTCCTGGTCGTCGGCGAACTCGTGACGCTCGCCGCACTTGCCCTGCTGGCGTTTCTCGCCGTCCGCCACGTCCTCGCCGGGGATGAAGCGGACGACGGCGACGGCGAGATAGCGGACCCCGACCGGGCGCAACTGCGCCCGGATGCGTTCCTGGCGTGCTGGCTAATCGTCCCGCTCGCCGCGATATCGGCGGCCTCAGTACTCGTGACGCCGCTGCTGTTCGACCGATTCACGGCCCCGGCAGGCGTCGCTCTACTGATCCTCCTGGCGCGGGCGGTGACACTATTGGCAGACACCGACAGGGCGACGATCCTCGCGGTCGGGATGATCGTGCTCGTCCTCGGGGTGCCGCTGGCTGGTCTGTACACCGAATCACACAAACACGAGTACGACAGTGCCGTCGGCGTGATAGAGAACAACGCCGAGAGCGGGGATCTCGTCGTCGTCACGCCATTCTGGGCGACCGACGCCTATGACTACTATTCGACTCGCGAGGACCTCTCGCACGCCACACTGCCGGCGGGCGCGTCTGGTCCAGAGGTCACAATGACAGTCAGAGACGCCGATACTGTCTGGCTACTCGTCACCCACCAGAACGCATCCCAGCGAGCCACGGTCCGCCAATCGATGGACGACGCAGGCCTCACGACGACACGTCACGAAGCGTTCACATATATCGACGTGTACAAGTACGAGTCCGTTGCGAGCGAGAGTGGGTCCTGA
- a CDS encoding deoxyhypusine synthase: MTDDHEDDHRETFHHDPIGHAEARAGMTVGELAAEYGDGGFGASTLHEAVDIYSEMLDDDVTNFLGLAGAMVPAGMRQIVADLIRDGHVDALVTTGANLTHDTIEAIGGKHHHGEDHAEGKSMREHDEQLREEGVDRIYNVYLPQEHFAAFEGHLREEVFPVLEEEGTVSIQRLTEELGRANAAVNEREDVEEGPGIAAAAYENDVPIYCPAVQDSVLGIQSWIYNQTSDFTLDALADMTGISDIAYEAEQAGALVVGGGVPKNFVLQTMLVSPDAYDYAVQLTMDPPQTGGLSGATLDEARSWGKLEKAARNASVYADATITFPLLVAAARERSGE, from the coding sequence ATGACCGACGACCACGAAGACGATCACCGCGAGACGTTCCATCACGATCCGATCGGCCACGCCGAGGCGCGAGCGGGCATGACCGTGGGCGAACTCGCTGCGGAGTACGGCGATGGGGGCTTCGGCGCGAGTACGCTCCACGAGGCGGTCGACATCTACAGCGAGATGCTCGACGACGACGTCACCAACTTCCTGGGGCTGGCCGGCGCGATGGTCCCGGCGGGGATGCGACAGATCGTCGCCGACCTCATCCGGGACGGCCACGTCGACGCCCTCGTGACGACGGGGGCAAACCTCACCCACGACACCATCGAGGCCATCGGCGGCAAGCACCACCACGGCGAGGACCACGCCGAGGGTAAATCGATGCGCGAACACGACGAGCAGTTGCGCGAGGAGGGCGTCGACCGCATCTACAACGTCTACCTCCCCCAGGAGCACTTCGCCGCCTTCGAGGGTCACCTCCGGGAGGAAGTCTTCCCGGTGCTCGAAGAAGAGGGCACAGTGAGCATCCAGCGGTTGACCGAGGAACTCGGCCGGGCGAACGCCGCGGTCAACGAGCGCGAGGACGTCGAGGAAGGGCCGGGCATCGCCGCCGCGGCCTACGAGAACGACGTCCCGATCTACTGTCCAGCCGTCCAGGACTCCGTGCTCGGGATCCAGTCGTGGATCTACAACCAGACCAGCGACTTCACGCTCGACGCGCTGGCGGACATGACCGGCATCTCCGACATCGCCTACGAAGCCGAGCAGGCGGGCGCGCTGGTCGTCGGCGGCGGCGTCCCGAAGAACTTCGTTCTCCAGACGATGCTGGTCAGTCCTGACGCCTACGACTACGCGGTCCAGTTGACGATGGACCCGCCACAGACCGGCGGGCTCTCCGGGGCCACCCTCGATGAAGCGCGGTCGTGGGGCAAACTCGAGAAGGCCGCGCGCAACGCCTCGGTGTACGCCGACGCGACAATCACGTTCCCGCTACTCGTCGCCGCCGCCCGTGAGCGGAGCGGTGAGTGA
- a CDS encoding SprT-like domain-containing protein, translating to MAVEESEVPAFDAIAGHDDLIDWSSAYAREARREWLLDVRLDLVEWEVSTRARRRAAAVKRPEIPEATVGEPVEWERVPDSDGRPLPCTISLSWDAFEAFSRAEWESTLRHELLHVEQFQRDGTTGHGAAFKRRAREVETDVRCRAFATPKWLFRCAACGGEVARRYRDCAFVREYDEYRSDCCGAALVRSQPE from the coding sequence ATGGCTGTCGAGGAGTCGGAAGTGCCCGCGTTCGACGCCATTGCCGGCCACGACGACCTGATTGACTGGTCGAGCGCGTACGCCCGCGAGGCCCGTCGGGAGTGGCTACTCGACGTTCGCCTCGACCTCGTCGAGTGGGAAGTTTCGACGCGGGCGCGCAGACGGGCGGCGGCGGTCAAGCGGCCGGAGATTCCGGAGGCGACGGTCGGCGAGCCGGTCGAGTGGGAGCGCGTTCCCGACAGCGACGGTCGACCGCTCCCCTGTACGATCTCGCTTTCCTGGGACGCCTTCGAGGCGTTCTCGCGGGCGGAGTGGGAATCGACGCTGCGCCACGAACTGCTGCACGTCGAGCAGTTCCAGCGCGACGGGACGACCGGCCACGGCGCGGCGTTCAAGCGCCGGGCCCGAGAAGTCGAGACCGACGTTCGGTGTCGGGCGTTCGCGACGCCGAAATGGCTGTTTCGGTGTGCGGCGTGCGGGGGAGAGGTCGCCCGGCGGTATCGCGACTGTGCGTTCGTCCGCGAATACGACGAATACCGATCGGACTGCTGTGGCGCGGCGCTGGTTCGGAGCCAGCCCGAGTAG
- a CDS encoding Nif3-like dinuclear metal center hexameric protein gives MNCQELCSRFDERLDVDAYAGIDASENGLQVGPADQDVERVAFAVDAAVETIEQAAAEGTDLLVVHHGLLWGGDGQVTDLRYRRLQRLFEAEMALYAVHLPLDGHQDLGNAAGVADVLDLGNRAPFGEIDGEYIGQRGRAREPFAVEGLRERLSSELDTSGEDVQVLEFGPAEIVDIGVVTGSGTDWIDEAAAKGVDALVTGEGKQQVYHRAREHGIHVFLAGHYATETFGVRALAGLAEEWGVETTFVDHPTGL, from the coding sequence ATGAACTGTCAGGAACTCTGTTCGCGATTCGACGAGCGCCTCGACGTCGACGCCTACGCCGGGATCGACGCCAGCGAGAACGGCCTCCAGGTCGGGCCGGCTGATCAAGACGTCGAGCGCGTCGCGTTCGCCGTCGACGCAGCCGTCGAGACGATCGAGCAGGCAGCCGCCGAGGGGACGGACCTGCTTGTCGTCCACCACGGACTGCTGTGGGGTGGCGACGGGCAGGTGACCGATCTGCGATACCGTCGTCTCCAGCGATTGTTCGAGGCCGAGATGGCACTCTACGCCGTCCATCTCCCGCTAGACGGCCACCAGGACCTCGGCAACGCCGCCGGGGTGGCCGACGTCCTCGACCTCGGGAATCGGGCACCGTTCGGCGAGATCGACGGCGAGTACATCGGTCAGCGCGGGCGGGCGCGAGAGCCGTTTGCAGTCGAAGGATTGCGTGAGCGACTGTCGAGCGAACTCGACACCAGCGGTGAGGACGTGCAGGTGCTGGAGTTCGGCCCCGCGGAGATCGTAGACATCGGAGTCGTGACCGGCAGCGGCACCGACTGGATCGACGAGGCAGCTGCGAAAGGAGTCGACGCGCTGGTGACCGGCGAGGGCAAACAGCAGGTCTACCACCGGGCGCGCGAGCACGGTATCCACGTCTTTCTCGCTGGGCACTACGCGACCGAGACCTTCGGCGTGCGCGCGCTTGCTGGCCTCGCCGAGGAGTGGGGCGTAGAGACGACGTTCGTCGACCATCCGACCGGACTCTGA
- a CDS encoding outer membrane protein assembly factor BamB family protein, with protein sequence MPSRRSYLAGLGAAAISVAGCASLPFVSPVSERWRTTVGPENTTLNAPLAVGDATIYATDDDGTLWAIDAASGDVRWAERIVDPGDHVSTGPGAGADVVCAGRPPVAFAPGGERLWSATTDALAESLHAAPPVVGSDAVFVRTADGFTAGFDRSDGHRRFRVDLDADEFGVLAAADGRVFTDTDGSLVALDATGGDRLWEQPVSAPDDLAVTDERVLVADSQGGVRAFDIVTGDERWQYDLPEANAVAVAGERAVAVGGSPAGSGQSGPTSHDVPGPLVALDIGSGEKQWRVTLDRFAWFPPAVGSDRVYVSRVAGGVVAYSTSGERVWTHEFGEDAEPITGPVIHDGRLYVGVRDSSEAYVAALAET encoded by the coding sequence ATGCCCTCCCGCCGTTCATACCTCGCAGGCCTGGGCGCAGCCGCCATCTCGGTTGCGGGATGTGCCTCGCTCCCGTTCGTCTCGCCGGTGAGCGAGCGCTGGCGGACGACCGTTGGTCCCGAAAACACCACGCTGAACGCACCGCTCGCGGTCGGTGACGCGACGATCTACGCGACGGACGACGACGGCACCCTGTGGGCGATCGACGCGGCGAGTGGCGACGTCCGGTGGGCCGAACGAATCGTCGATCCAGGCGATCACGTCTCCACTGGACCGGGGGCTGGCGCGGACGTCGTCTGCGCTGGCCGACCGCCCGTCGCGTTCGCGCCCGGCGGCGAGCGGCTGTGGTCCGCGACGACGGACGCGCTGGCCGAGTCGTTGCACGCGGCTCCGCCGGTCGTCGGGTCGGACGCGGTGTTCGTTCGGACGGCCGACGGGTTCACTGCCGGGTTCGACCGTTCCGACGGGCACCGACGCTTTCGCGTCGACCTCGATGCAGATGAATTCGGTGTTCTGGCAGCGGCAGACGGTCGCGTGTTCACGGATACGGACGGATCGCTGGTCGCGCTCGATGCGACTGGTGGCGACCGGCTTTGGGAGCAACCGGTGAGTGCTCCCGACGACCTTGCCGTCACGGACGAACGCGTTCTCGTGGCTGATTCACAGGGCGGTGTCCGAGCGTTCGATATCGTAACTGGCGACGAGCGGTGGCAGTACGATCTTCCGGAGGCAAACGCGGTAGCTGTGGCGGGTGAAAGGGCCGTTGCGGTGGGCGGTTCCCCTGCCGGTAGTGGCCAGTCCGGGCCGACGTCCCACGACGTTCCCGGACCGCTCGTCGCTCTCGACATCGGGTCCGGGGAAAAGCAGTGGCGGGTAACACTCGACCGCTTCGCCTGGTTTCCGCCCGCGGTCGGGTCGGATCGGGTGTACGTCTCGAGGGTCGCCGGCGGTGTGGTGGCATACTCGACCTCGGGAGAACGCGTCTGGACGCACGAGTTCGGTGAGGACGCCGAACCCATTACAGGCCCGGTGATCCACGACGGCCGGCTCTACGTCGGCGTCAGGGATAGCAGTGAGGCGTACGTGGCTGCGCTGGCGGAAACGTAA
- the speB gene encoding agmatinase — translation MYFPGATADRNRADYAVVGAPLDVSTTFRPGTRFGPARVRELAATFEDYDHYTDSHFTDCDVYDHGDVGAAGAIEDAGEYLTYLEGELGDLRAGGTTPLLVGGEHTVTVAGVQSVDPDVFVCLDAHLDLREAYAGNPLSHSTVTRHALDVADRAVILGARAGSEAEWDRADAEDVTVVPPGEVSEWTPDFEDESVYLSVDVDAADPGFAPGTGTMEPFGLTPREMHDVVRSIAPQVTGFDVVEVNDRDDGQTATLAAKLLRAFVYEHAADDSE, via the coding sequence ATGTATTTCCCCGGCGCGACTGCTGACCGGAACCGCGCCGACTACGCGGTCGTCGGTGCGCCACTCGACGTCTCGACGACGTTCCGGCCCGGCACCCGCTTTGGCCCCGCTCGCGTCCGGGAGCTCGCGGCCACTTTCGAGGACTACGACCACTACACGGACAGTCACTTCACCGATTGCGACGTCTACGACCACGGCGACGTCGGGGCCGCCGGGGCGATCGAGGACGCCGGCGAGTATCTCACCTATCTGGAAGGCGAACTCGGCGACCTGCGAGCCGGCGGCACTACGCCCCTGCTGGTCGGCGGCGAACACACCGTCACCGTCGCGGGCGTCCAGAGCGTCGACCCGGACGTATTCGTCTGTCTGGACGCCCATCTCGACCTCCGGGAGGCCTACGCCGGCAACCCATTGAGCCACTCGACGGTCACCCGCCACGCCCTCGACGTCGCTGATCGCGCGGTGATCCTCGGGGCACGCGCCGGCAGCGAGGCCGAGTGGGACCGCGCCGACGCCGAGGACGTGACGGTCGTCCCGCCCGGCGAAGTGAGCGAATGGACGCCCGATTTCGAGGACGAATCGGTCTATCTCAGCGTCGACGTCGACGCCGCCGACCCCGGATTCGCGCCCGGGACCGGGACGATGGAGCCGTTCGGCCTGACGCCGCGGGAGATGCACGACGTGGTTCGGTCGATCGCGCCGCAGGTCACCGGCTTCGACGTGGTCGAGGTCAACGACCGCGACGACGGCCAGACCGCGACGCTTGCGGCGAAGCTCCTGCGGGCGTTCGTCTACGAGCACGCGGCGGACGACAGTGAGTGA